ttcttctaatttctaatgtttgtttaacttttgtttttttcaaggcggatgaaaatgatggcgagccggttgatgatttcGTCCTAATGAAGacggcgtataccaacaagcacaccggggagattgatgatggtgttgTGAGGGATGTGCTCAGCCTGATCGAAACTCAGAAGGAAGACGAAGAGACCCGTctatctcagcttcaaaccgacctGGACGccacttcgacggcttcgaccaacttgtcccggattcgaatcaacgaaatcgttgaatcggtatgttctttataaaaaagttcaatttatttatttctttattttcattttatcatcttttctattatttaaatttatttattttctatttcagtcggttccaaagaagaagggacgtttggtcagTTTGGGTCATCGAGCCcagtcggttcctccttctgcaccacagccctatgttgatccagaagtgctggaccagttgaaggacaaagatgaccgCATAGCTGCGTTGGAGCAAAAGATGGCGGATCAAGAGGCGGGATGGGAGGCAACGAGGAGGCAGaacgagcaaatgatggagatgctgaagaggatgtacccgaacgagcagTTCCcgtagtttcttttttttttttcaaaaactctgaatgttttattttggtacgtacaactttgaatattatctaatatgttttctatttcaattttaattttatattttcgaatttcaattaaaaaaataaatttttaatttttaaaaggaaattattttggggatattccgacggatacacttcctcggaatatttcgacggcaatggtttctcggaatattccgacggcaatggtttctcggaatattccgacggccgtagttcctcggaatattccgagggcatatctcctcggaatatcccgacggatacacttcctcggaatattccgacggcaaAGTTTCTTGGAATATTCTGACGgccaaagttcgtcggaatattccgatacCTCTTTTCTCTCGGAATATTTCCGAGGACCGTTCCATCGGAAATATTCGAGGAGATACCGACGAACAGTcctaggaaatgtttcttcggaaTGTCTTCGGAATCTTTAATTCTCGgtattccctcggaattttccgaggaaattccgaggaaattttacTTTCCGACGACCATTCTCATCGGTATGTCGTTGGAATACcgttattccgaggacatactaACGATATTTGTCGTCGGAATAccggtgttttcttgtagtgcagtGACCGGTACAACACTTTTAAGTCTACAAGATTCTGCTGCTCCTGATGGTGATAATGTAACCAAGTCAAGCCAAGATTGCAAGGATACGGAAGATGACAACATTGATGATCCCTTTTTAAAGTTTATGGTTGCTAAAAGAACAACTTCGGAAGTTGTAAACGAGCTGGACAAGTATCTCAAAGACGAGCTGTACGTACAAGTTGAAAATGACTTGGGGCTTCCATTTAATCTTTTAGACTGGTGGAAGACAAACAGCTCAAAATACCCAATTATGTCTCTAATGGCCAGAGAAATTCTTGCTATACCAGTATCTTCTGTTGCATCTGAGTGTGCTTTTAGCACTGGAAGTCGTATTTTAGACCAGTATCGAAGTTGTTTGACTCCTGATATGGTTGAAGCGTTGGTTTTGACCCAAGACTGGTTACGTGCATCACTTCGTTCAGAAGCAATAAAGACTCTTGAAAATCTAGAAGAAGAAAACCAATTCATGGATTCAggtattttagtttgttttttttaagaatcctaAGTGAGTAAAGTCTCACAATCTCCCATATATGaactaatatcttttttttttaatttgaatttgtTAGAGTTTCATCCTCAATCTCAGAATGAAAGTGAGCTTCACCCGTCTCTGTAAGCGTAAAACGGTAAGCTTTGCTAAGgttatattagttttatataatGCTTAATGGTTCTATATAAGATATGAATATTGGTTTGAACGATTATCATCTTTAAGTTATTGTCTTGTTGCAGATTATTGTTGGGGGCATGAGAAAGACGTCtggattttcctttttttctctttatagTTAAAttgggtttttgatttttgtttggcTTTATAATTTAGTGAAGATCTGTTTTACGTTGGACCATATTTggtatttagtttttggatacATTGTTTTTTGACGTTTAGTAATGGGGGTTTTTAGCTAAGACCATCCGCAACGGGGTCCGTGTGTGATCCTTAGCGAGTCCGTcgcattataaaaataatatacgaGCCAAAAAAGGGAAGGATTAGTCCGTAACTAAGGATTAAACGGACTTGATCCTTAGCGACGTGTCATAACCTGAGTGGTCCGGTCGGTTTTCGTCTTTgctctatcaaaaaaaaattaaaacatttgcGACCGAAgccgagaaaaaaaaatagctcTCGACGAAAGACGATTTGTGGCGATTTCGATCCGTCCCGAGACCAAGGTAAATCTTCCGATTCTCTTGCAGATTTATGGATTAGAATTAGGTTCGATGTTGTTTTTCTCTCAATCGGTTTGGTTTTGTGTTTTCAATCGACGGGTTTGATAACGATTTTGgggattcaattttttttttgaaattagggtttcgaagaattttttttccagtCGATTTGGGGTTTAAGGTCGTTTGTAGGTAGGGTTTGATTACGTTCGATGTTGTTTTCCTCTCAATCGGTTGGGTTTTTGTGTTTTCAATCGACCGGGTCTGATAACGATATTggggtttcaaaaaaaaaaatttcactcGATTTGGGGTTTAAGGTCGTTTGTAGTTAGGCTTTGATAACGATTTTGGTTTTCAATACCATTTTAGCACTTGTTGTTAGCGTTTTGTACTTATTGGTCTCAAAGAAGTTGAATGTACTTAAGAGTCATGTAGATTATATGTTCATTCAAATGCTTGTTTCAATTGATTTCGGTTACATGATTTATCTCAGGTTTACGAAGAATGGGACAAGATTATTCATACAGCCAGCCTTCTTCATCAGATGAGTACGACATAACCTCACTTATTCAAGCTGAAGCTGAACTGTACggggatgaagctgagagtAACTACCATATTGCTGAGCCGCTTCAGTACCAACCTCAACCCGAGTGTGACGAAGGAATCCCGAGGATATGCTACTGTGGTGGTGACCCTGTTGTTGCAATATCTTCCACGGCTAAAGATCCAGGGAGAAGGTACTTCACCTGCCCCAATGTCGATGATGGGGACTGCCACATTTGGAAATGGTGGGACGTGGCTATTACGGAGGAGATGCGTGAGTTTCAGACACAACTTAGGCAGCTTAAGGATCAAGGTTTTGAGTGTGAGCAGAAGCTGGTAAAGCTACAGAAGACTGTCTGTGAGTTGTCTAAGAAGAAATTGGGGATTATTACAAATGCCTTTGCAATGGAAGTTTGTCTAGTGGTCTCTGCAGTAGTTTTTTTAGGTTTGCCGGTCATGTATCTGTCTGGTAAGTTACTCTCTTGTGCTTTTGGGTTGGTCTTTATgcatttttgttaaaaaaaattgtgactGTTTGATCTCATGTTGTTACATGAAGAGCTTCAAAGAAGTAAAAGCGAGTGTCTAAAACCTCGAGAGTGTCCGTATAATAAGGTACGATGCTACTATTTCCTAGTTATAGTTGTGTATGACTATTgctttgtattatataaaacgTATAGTAgtgtaaaaaattgaaaacttaaaatctaaaactaaaaaaaaaaatttgaaagtcTATTTTCTTTGAAAGTATTTGCGTTTAAATGCTTGTTGTTTTGCTTTCCACTTCCTACCGCCTCAGATGtgattgttttaaatgttttagaaCGTTATGAACTCGGTTTTAGTCTGATTTGATATGTGTTTAATGCAACTAGTTTGCTTTCTACCTTCCTAACTGCTCGGTTTTCATtgacttaaatgttttttacttGAAGTGCGCCTACTTAAGGATATGTATTGCTGTTAGAGTGACACACAACACTTCTCTAACCATGGATATAAGAACACTAGTTATGTTAATCTACTGTTTACTCAATCTCAATCTTCAGTTGACCTTGATTCACCTGAACCTTTTTGGTTCGGTAGCCAAGGTCCTGAGGAGCCTGTTGTCGAGCCTGTTATCGAGTCTGGTGTCGAGTCTGGTGGGAAGGAGAGGAGGAAATGGTCTCCGAAGGAGGAAGGAGGATAAAATACTTATTGGTGCTTGGCTTAACACCAGTAAGGATGCGGTGGTGAGCAATGAGCAGAAATGTGGACAGTTCTGGAAGAGGATTGTTGCCTACTACAACGCAAGTCCTCACCTCGTTGGGACAAAACCTAGAGAGCTTGGTCAGTGCAAGCAGAGGTGGGCTAGGATTAACGAGCAAGTCTCCAAGTTCGTTGGGTGCTATGATGCGGCTCTGAGGGAGCAGAGAAGTGGtcaaaatgatgatgatgtgatgaaagctGCACTAGACTACTTCTACAATGATCACGGTTACAAGTTCAGTCTGAAACATGGATGGAGGGAGCTGAGGCACGACCAGAAATGGTGCTTAACCTATCTGTCTAATCACGGTGGTAAGGAGAAGCGCAAACAAGTGCTGGAGGTTGATACAGAAGACGAAGTGGGAGAACCAGAGGCTAGACCCGTGGGCGTCAAGGCTGCTAAAGCTGCTTCtaagaggaagaagagtggTAAAGAAGAGGAGTTGTCACAGATTCAGGCCATCATGGCAGTGAAAGAAAAACTCTCTAAACAGAAACTGCTTGAACGTTTACTTGGCAAAAAAGAGCCACTCACTGAGATGGAAACATCTCTTAAACTCAAACTTATGTCTGAGATGTTGGGTAGTTTTGTTACTCGTTTTTTTAGTTTATCTCATGTCGTTTGTTTGTATTGTTTAGTGCTAATAACTGTTGCCTTTTTCTGTTGTTTCAGGTTGAGCAGTAGGACATGTGAAGGCACGAGTGCTGCAAGAAAAAGGTGTTTTGTTGTCTAGTTTCATGTGAGCCAACTCACGGGTTCTACTGTATCACTATAAAAGTTCACGGCTGGAGGATGTTTTTATTGCTACCTATCTCGTTTGTTTACTCTCAAATAGTTCTTCTTTCCTTTCATTTGCGGTTGCTACTACTCGAAGGTGTTGTAATATTTTGATATCAAGGTGTTGTAATCTTTTCCTACTACTCGAACTTGCAACAAGTTGTAATCAGATTTGAGCTGCTTCACTTATTAGGTAACACAA
This region of Brassica napus cultivar Da-Ae chromosome C5, Da-Ae, whole genome shotgun sequence genomic DNA includes:
- the LOC106417348 gene encoding glutathione S-transferase T3-like is translated as MDIRTLVMLIYCLLNLNLQLTLIHLNLFGSVAKVLRSLLSSLLSSLVSSLVGRRGGNGLRRRKEDKILIGAWLNTSKDAVVSNEQKCGQFWKRIVAYYNASPHLVGTKPRELGQCKQRWARINEQVSKFVGCYDAALREQRSGQNDDDVMKAALDYFYNDHGYKFSLKHGWRELRHDQKWCLTYLSNHGGKEKRKQVLEVDTEDEVGEPEARPVGVKAAKAASKRKKSGKEEELSQIQAIMAVKEKLSKQKLLERLLGKKEPLTEMETSLKLKLMSEMLG
- the LOC125586936 gene encoding uncharacterized protein LOC125586936, whose amino-acid sequence is MKTAYTNKHTGEIDDGVVRDVLSLIETQKEDEETRLSQLQTDLDATSTASTNLSRIRINEIVESSVPKKKGRLVSLGHRAQSVPPSAPQPYVDPEVLDQLKDKDDRIAALEQKMADQEAGWEATRRQNEQMMEMLKRMYPNEQFP
- the LOC106419877 gene encoding uncharacterized protein At4g04775-like — encoded protein: MGQDYSYSQPSSSDEYDITSLIQAEAELYGDEAESNYHIAEPLQYQPQPECDEGIPRICYCGGDPVVAISSTAKDPGRRYFTCPNVDDGDCHIWKWWDVAITEEMREFQTQLRQLKDQGFECEQKLVKLQKTVCELSKKKLGIITNAFAMEVCLVVSAVVFLGLPVMYLSGKLLSCAFGLVFMHFC